In Chitinophaga nivalis, a single genomic region encodes these proteins:
- a CDS encoding M3 family oligoendopeptidase, which yields MTQLNADIKKLPRHFLPEDFSVTTWEALQPYFEALQQRPLHSVADLEQWLKDMSELEAVTNEDACWRQIRMTCDTTDKKLEEAFAYYCMEIQPQLQPYADALNKKLLESPYLKELDQELYKTYLRNVEKQVKLFREENIPIQAELSVMAQQYGAIAGKMTITVKDQEYTLQQAAKFLENSDRALREEVFAKTAARRLEDRTALDELYSNLIVKRDQIAKNAGFANYRDYKFEELGRFDYTKEDSFQFHDAIKEHILPLVKEIYEKQKNKLQLDTLKPWDTDAEPAGIKPLEPFHTGEELVTKAIATFDELGPFFGNCLRVMKQMGHLDLESRKGKAPGGYNCPLPETGVPFIFMNAAGQMKDLTTMVHEGGHAVHSFLSHHLALSAFKEYPMEIAEVASMSMELFTMDHWDIFFDDAEQLRRARLQQLERAIVIFPWIATIDKFQHWIYENPQHTAAARTEKWVEILNEFSPGVLDWSGHEDYKAIGWQKQLHLFEVPFYYIEYGIAQLGAIAMWKQYRENKTQALDNYVQALSLGNTKTLPELYKAAGIRFDFSPAYVKELADFVKAAISAL from the coding sequence ATGACCCAACTTAATGCAGATATAAAAAAACTTCCCCGCCATTTTCTTCCGGAAGATTTTTCAGTGACTACCTGGGAGGCGTTACAGCCTTATTTCGAAGCATTACAGCAAAGACCTCTTCATAGTGTGGCAGACCTGGAGCAATGGCTGAAAGATATGAGTGAACTGGAAGCAGTAACTAATGAAGATGCCTGCTGGCGCCAGATCCGCATGACCTGCGATACAACCGATAAAAAACTGGAGGAAGCATTTGCCTACTACTGTATGGAAATACAGCCGCAGTTACAGCCATATGCAGATGCCCTTAATAAAAAACTGCTGGAAAGTCCATACCTGAAAGAGCTGGACCAGGAGCTGTATAAAACCTATCTCCGCAATGTAGAGAAACAGGTAAAACTGTTCCGCGAAGAAAACATTCCGATCCAGGCAGAACTGAGTGTAATGGCGCAGCAATATGGCGCTATTGCCGGTAAAATGACCATTACGGTAAAGGATCAGGAATATACCCTGCAACAGGCGGCGAAGTTTCTGGAGAACAGCGACCGCGCCCTGCGGGAAGAAGTGTTTGCCAAAACCGCTGCCCGTCGTTTGGAAGACCGCACTGCCCTGGATGAATTGTACAGCAACCTCATTGTGAAACGTGATCAGATAGCGAAGAACGCAGGATTTGCCAACTACCGGGATTATAAATTTGAAGAACTGGGCCGCTTCGATTACACCAAAGAAGACAGCTTCCAGTTCCATGATGCCATCAAGGAACATATCCTGCCACTGGTAAAAGAGATCTACGAAAAACAAAAAAATAAACTGCAGCTGGATACCCTGAAACCATGGGATACCGATGCAGAACCAGCAGGGATAAAACCCCTGGAACCTTTCCACACCGGAGAAGAACTGGTAACTAAAGCCATTGCTACTTTTGATGAGCTGGGCCCCTTCTTTGGCAACTGCCTGCGGGTAATGAAACAAATGGGACACCTCGATCTGGAAAGCCGCAAAGGCAAAGCGCCGGGTGGTTATAATTGCCCGCTGCCGGAAACCGGCGTGCCCTTTATTTTCATGAATGCTGCCGGTCAGATGAAAGACCTCACTACCATGGTACATGAAGGAGGCCATGCGGTACACTCTTTCCTGAGCCATCACCTGGCACTCAGTGCATTCAAGGAATATCCGATGGAGATTGCAGAAGTTGCCAGTATGAGTATGGAGCTGTTTACCATGGACCACTGGGATATTTTCTTTGACGATGCAGAGCAGCTGCGCCGCGCCCGATTGCAACAGCTGGAACGTGCCATTGTGATTTTCCCCTGGATTGCCACCATCGATAAATTCCAGCACTGGATATATGAAAATCCGCAGCATACTGCAGCAGCCCGCACCGAAAAATGGGTAGAAATCCTCAACGAATTTTCTCCGGGTGTGCTGGACTGGTCTGGCCACGAAGATTATAAAGCAATTGGCTGGCAGAAGCAACTGCACCTGTTTGAAGTACCTTTCTACTATATAGAATATGGTATTGCACAACTGGGCGCTATTGCCATGTGGAAACAATACCGGGAAAACAAAACACAGGCCCTGGACAACTACGTACAGGCATTGAGTTTAGGTAATACCAAAACGTTGCCGGAACTGTACAAAGCTGCCGGTATCCGGTTTGATTTCTCACCGGCTTACGTAAAAGAACTGGCTGATTTTGTGAAAGCAGCTATCTCTGCATTATAA
- a CDS encoding DUF5606 family protein encodes MQYREIVAVTGLGGLFQLMASKQDGAIVRSLEDKSTRFVSSRVHNFTPLESIEVFTTGENVNLAEVFKAMDEKAAAFPVAEGKADNNAIKAYFKNVFPEFDEERVYVSDMKKMVKWFGILKANDLLKFDEILAEGEEETVEEVVAETAAPEKKKKAEPAEPAVAAEAGEEKPKKARAKKAAGEEGTEEKAPKKARAKKEDAPAAEGEEPKKVAKPRKKKTEE; translated from the coding sequence ATGCAGTACAGAGAAATTGTTGCAGTAACCGGATTGGGCGGTTTGTTTCAGTTAATGGCCAGTAAACAAGATGGCGCTATCGTAAGGTCACTGGAAGATAAGAGCACAAGGTTTGTGTCTTCCCGCGTGCATAATTTTACTCCACTGGAAAGTATCGAAGTATTCACTACCGGCGAAAACGTAAACCTGGCTGAGGTATTCAAAGCTATGGACGAAAAAGCAGCTGCTTTTCCTGTTGCCGAGGGTAAAGCTGATAACAATGCGATCAAAGCTTATTTCAAAAACGTATTCCCTGAATTCGACGAAGAAAGGGTATATGTGAGTGATATGAAGAAGATGGTGAAATGGTTTGGTATCCTCAAAGCAAACGATCTGTTGAAGTTTGACGAAATCCTGGCCGAAGGTGAAGAAGAAACCGTAGAAGAAGTAGTAGCTGAAACAGCTGCTCCTGAAAAAAAGAAAAAAGCTGAACCCGCTGAACCAGCAGTAGCTGCTGAAGCAGGTGAAGAAAAACCTAAGAAAGCACGTGCTAAAAAAGCAGCAGGTGAAGAAGGCACAGAAGAGAAGGCACCTAAAAAAGCAAGAGCTAAAAAAGAAGACGCTCCTGCCGCTGAAGGTGAAGAACCAAAGAAAGTAGCTAAGCCACGCAAGAAGAAAACCGAAGAGTAG
- a CDS encoding aspartate-semialdehyde dehydrogenase, whose protein sequence is MKVAVVGATGLVGSKMLQVLTERNFPVTELIPVASEKSVGKEVTFKGKTWKVVSATTAIEMKPNVAIFSAGGSTSLEWAPKFAAAGITVIDNSSAWRMDPSKKLVVPEVNGDALRVEDKIIANPNCSTIQMVLVMKPLHDKYKIKRVVVSTYQSVTGTGVKAVTQLMNERQGISGEMAYAYPIDMNAIPQIDVFLDNGYTKEEMKMVNETKKIMQDDQIRVTATTVRIPVMGGHSESVNIEFENDFDVQELRDLLAQTPGVIVVDDPSKAQYPMPKDAHDKDEVFVGRIRRDETQPNTVNMWIVADNLRKGAATNAVQIAEYLQEKNWL, encoded by the coding sequence ATGAAAGTCGCCGTAGTAGGAGCTACCGGACTGGTAGGCTCAAAAATGTTACAGGTATTAACGGAGAGGAATTTTCCGGTTACTGAACTGATACCAGTCGCTTCTGAGAAGTCCGTAGGTAAGGAAGTAACATTTAAGGGCAAGACCTGGAAGGTGGTAAGTGCTACAACTGCCATAGAAATGAAGCCTAATGTGGCTATTTTTTCTGCCGGTGGCAGTACTTCCCTGGAATGGGCGCCTAAATTTGCGGCAGCCGGTATTACAGTTATCGACAACTCCAGCGCCTGGAGAATGGACCCGTCTAAAAAACTGGTTGTTCCGGAAGTAAACGGAGATGCCCTCCGCGTGGAAGATAAAATCATTGCCAATCCTAACTGTTCCACGATACAGATGGTGTTGGTAATGAAACCATTACACGACAAATACAAAATTAAAAGAGTAGTAGTATCCACTTATCAGTCTGTAACCGGTACCGGTGTGAAAGCGGTTACGCAGCTGATGAATGAAAGACAAGGTATCAGCGGCGAAATGGCTTATGCTTACCCGATTGATATGAATGCTATTCCGCAGATCGATGTATTTCTCGACAACGGCTATACGAAGGAAGAGATGAAGATGGTGAATGAAACCAAAAAAATTATGCAGGATGACCAGATCCGGGTAACGGCTACGACTGTACGTATTCCGGTAATGGGTGGTCATAGTGAGTCTGTAAACATCGAGTTTGAAAATGACTTTGATGTACAGGAACTCCGCGACCTGTTGGCTCAAACACCGGGTGTGATTGTAGTAGATGATCCTTCCAAGGCACAATACCCGATGCCGAAAGATGCGCATGATAAAGATGAAGTATTTGTAGGTCGTATCCGCAGAGATGAAACACAGCCTAACACTGTGAATATGTGGATTGTAGCAGACAATCTCCGCAAAGGAGCCGCAACAAATGCGGTGCAGATTGCAGAATATTTGCAAGAAAAAAACTGGTTATAA
- a CDS encoding SCO family protein, with protein sequence MSKKAIILISFFAVLSAGFLGYAGYVIKGERGTFLGKEKLPILGAPGHTVPGFSFTDQDGNTKAKADVNNKIYVAEFFFTTCTGICPKMNANLDKVYAKYKNKPDFLILSHTVDPEHDSVPVLKAYAAKHQADPKNWWFLTGDKKQLYRLARQGYMVDDGTYTGDEDFVHTQWFALVDKTGQIRGLYEGTKQKDIDKLIEDIDRLMEE encoded by the coding sequence ATGTCTAAGAAAGCGATCATATTGATTTCATTTTTTGCGGTGCTGAGCGCAGGGTTTCTGGGCTATGCAGGCTATGTTATAAAAGGCGAAAGAGGTACTTTCCTGGGGAAAGAGAAGTTACCGATACTGGGGGCACCGGGCCATACTGTACCGGGTTTTTCCTTTACCGACCAGGATGGTAATACCAAAGCCAAAGCAGATGTAAACAATAAGATCTATGTAGCGGAGTTTTTCTTTACCACCTGCACGGGTATTTGTCCGAAGATGAATGCCAATCTGGATAAAGTGTATGCGAAATACAAAAACAAACCGGATTTTCTCATCCTGTCGCACACGGTAGATCCGGAGCACGACAGCGTACCAGTATTGAAAGCTTATGCCGCAAAGCATCAGGCAGATCCTAAAAACTGGTGGTTCCTCACCGGCGATAAAAAGCAGCTCTATCGCCTGGCCCGTCAGGGATATATGGTAGATGACGGCACCTATACAGGAGATGAAGATTTTGTGCACACCCAATGGTTTGCACTGGTAGATAAAACAGGACAGATTCGTGGCCTGTATGAAGGTACCAAACAAAAAGACATAGATAAACTGATCGAAGATATTGACCGTTTAATGGAAGAATAA
- a CDS encoding Fur family transcriptional regulator yields the protein MGIKQQVAERIANLLRDSKLSVTDTRIKILELFMKSNGALEHSDFEKLAGKSFDRVTVYRTLQTFMDKGIIHKIPTTDTSVRYALCKSDCSEHHHHDHHIHFKCEACGNTICLDETDVPQIQLPKGYAAHNVEVVVSGVCKTCK from the coding sequence ATGGGTATCAAACAACAAGTAGCAGAACGGATAGCCAATTTATTACGTGATAGCAAGTTAAGCGTAACGGACACCAGGATCAAGATTTTGGAGCTGTTCATGAAAAGTAATGGTGCGCTGGAGCACAGTGACTTTGAAAAACTGGCGGGAAAATCCTTTGACCGTGTAACGGTATACCGCACCCTGCAAACATTCATGGATAAAGGCATTATCCATAAAATACCAACTACAGATACGTCTGTACGTTATGCCTTATGCAAATCGGATTGCTCAGAACACCATCACCACGACCACCATATTCATTTCAAATGTGAGGCATGTGGCAATACGATCTGTCTGGACGAAACCGATGTACCACAAATCCAGTTACCCAAAGGTTATGCTGCGCATAACGTAGAGGTAGTTGTAAGTGGTGTATGCAAAACCTGTAAGTAA
- a CDS encoding lamin tail domain-containing protein produces MRIPIVCTCLLLIQVYTICAQTPLRYSAVIHEIMCKPSPVAGLPPFEYVELRNISDTAIQLKDWWLAVNKRETRLPAYWLQPDSMLVLCSPAAVNSFSIANIAGVDRMPALADDSGLVVLYNRHKQVVHAVAYDDSWYGNTRLAKGGYSLEMGNAALPCSGKINWQASSASAGGTPGKYNATAAPVQDESRPDLLYAGITDSLHITLQFSKTLDSALAGNVGRYQLTGDIRILSATVLPPLFNAVSLQLSQPLQQQLLYTVTVNGIADCAGAVSGWMTTATLGRPQAPVAADVIINELLFYPLPGRPEFIELYNRSTKVIALDSLRICARKAAGRLEPLKRISAGARLLMPGQWLAITTDATLLCRYYHCRARGQVEEVGSLPVMPMAAGQVVLLTADSLILDEVHYTDKQHFQLGNSWQGASLERIDAEAPSLAAGNWHTAAATAGYATPGAINSQQRADEAIAATTVLTPEVFSPDADGIADQTVLSFRLPGPGWVGNVTVYDAKGVPVRFLARNILLGNTAFLPWDGTGENAVVLPSGIYIFFIEIFNRQGEVRRWKHTVVVARKLS; encoded by the coding sequence ATGCGGATCCCCATTGTTTGTACCTGCCTGTTATTAATACAGGTGTATACCATTTGTGCACAAACACCTCTCAGGTATAGTGCCGTTATTCATGAAATCATGTGTAAACCCTCACCCGTCGCTGGTTTGCCTCCCTTTGAATACGTTGAGTTGCGCAACATCAGTGATACTGCCATACAACTAAAAGACTGGTGGCTGGCCGTCAATAAACGGGAAACAAGACTACCTGCATATTGGCTGCAGCCGGATAGCATGTTGGTATTATGCTCCCCTGCCGCGGTAAATAGTTTTAGTATTGCCAATATTGCGGGAGTAGACCGTATGCCTGCATTGGCAGATGATAGCGGGCTAGTGGTATTGTATAACCGGCATAAGCAGGTTGTTCATGCAGTGGCGTACGACGATAGCTGGTATGGTAACACGCGTTTGGCCAAAGGAGGCTATAGCCTGGAGATGGGGAATGCAGCGCTCCCCTGCAGCGGTAAAATAAACTGGCAGGCCAGCAGTGCGTCTGCCGGCGGTACACCCGGTAAATACAATGCAACGGCGGCTCCCGTGCAGGATGAATCGCGCCCGGATCTGTTATATGCAGGTATCACAGATAGTCTGCATATTACCTTACAGTTCAGCAAAACGCTGGATAGTGCACTGGCGGGCAATGTGGGCAGGTATCAGTTGACGGGTGATATCCGGATATTGTCTGCTACCGTATTGCCACCCTTGTTTAATGCGGTATCGCTGCAGTTATCGCAACCACTGCAGCAACAGCTGCTGTATACCGTAACGGTAAATGGTATCGCTGACTGTGCCGGTGCCGTGAGCGGATGGATGACTACTGCTACCCTGGGAAGGCCGCAGGCGCCGGTGGCGGCAGATGTTATTATCAATGAACTGTTGTTTTATCCACTCCCGGGCCGGCCGGAATTCATTGAGCTGTATAACCGCAGTACAAAAGTCATTGCCCTGGATTCGCTGCGTATTTGCGCCAGAAAGGCAGCGGGCCGGTTGGAACCATTGAAAAGGATCAGTGCCGGTGCGCGTTTGCTGATGCCAGGGCAATGGCTGGCCATTACCACAGATGCTACTTTACTGTGTCGCTATTATCATTGCCGCGCACGGGGGCAGGTAGAGGAAGTCGGCAGCCTGCCGGTGATGCCGATGGCAGCTGGTCAGGTGGTATTGCTGACTGCCGATAGTCTGATCCTGGATGAAGTGCATTATACGGATAAGCAGCATTTTCAGTTAGGGAACAGCTGGCAGGGTGCATCCCTGGAGCGGATAGATGCGGAAGCTCCTTCATTGGCAGCAGGTAACTGGCACACGGCCGCAGCTACTGCCGGTTATGCCACACCGGGTGCCATAAATTCGCAACAGCGGGCTGATGAGGCAATAGCCGCTACCACTGTGCTAACACCGGAAGTGTTTTCACCAGATGCCGACGGAATTGCGGATCAGACGGTGCTTTCTTTCCGGTTGCCGGGCCCTGGTTGGGTTGGCAATGTGACAGTTTATGACGCGAAGGGAGTGCCGGTGCGTTTTCTGGCCCGCAATATATTGCTGGGAAATACGGCTTTTTTACCTTGGGATGGAACAGGTGAAAATGCAGTAGTTTTACCATCAGGTATTTACATATTTTTTATAGAGATATTTAACCGGCAGGGTGAGGTCAGACGCTGGAAACACACAGTGGTAGTGGCACGAAAGTTGAGTTGA